GGCTCCATTGGTTAAGGATATACCAACGTTTGCTTGAACCATTGCTAAAGCATCGTTGACCCCATCGCCAAACATACATACTGTATGACCAAGTTTTTGGTAATTTTCGACTATAGTTTTTTTTTGAAAAGGAGTTTGTTGTGCATAATATTCTTCAAAAAGATCTTTTGCAAAATGAGAAACGACATTTTCATTATCGCCTGAGAGTAACACCTTTTGTATGGAACTTGAATGGAGCAAGTTTTCAACATCTTTTCTTAAGACATCATGCAACTCTAAAGTGGTTATAATTTCCTTATCCGTAAAGAAATATACATTTGTTTGACAGGAAAAATTTTTCTCAACTTCTAATTTTGGAAATAATTGTTCAAGAAAAGATAGGGAACCTAAATAGTAATGGGTTCCATCAAGCTCACCAAAAATACCTTTCCCAATTTGTTCTTTGATGTTGTTTAAAGCATAAGCTGGTTCTTCTATGGATTGATAAATAGCTTTAGAAATATTATGTTTAGATTTTTCTGTTAAACTTTTTAAAATCCTTTTTTGGCAATTTGTTAAATTAGCAAGACCTTTACCAACTGATAATGTGCCTTCTGTTAAAGTACCAGTTTTATCCCATATCCAAATAGTTTCTTTACCTAAAATTTGTAAAACATCTTTATTTCGAATGATAATACCTTTTTGCGCTAAATCTTGTAACAAATGAGCTTCGACTAATGGTATAGCTATTCCAATTGCACAAGGGCAAGATATAAACAATACAGCCATCATGATGGAAATTGGATCTTTACTTCCAATAGAAAACCAATAAAACCCTACCCCAAAAGTCAAAAAAATAATAATGGGAACGAGTATCTTGCTAAAAGAATCTGTTACACTCTCTATCCGACGTTTGAGATTTAAAGTATGCTCAATGCTCTCAAAGATCTTTGTAAAATTAGATTCTTTTTCTCCAGCCACTACTTTACAAATTCCCCACCCCTCTTTTATGGTAGAGCCACTTTTTACAAAATCTCCTTTTTGCTTATAAACAAAATGAGGTTCACCTGTTAAATGAGCTTCATCACATAACATTTCTCCTTCTAACACCTGAGCATCCACACCAACTTTTTCCCCAATAGAAAGCATTATCTCGTCATTAGCCTTTACTTCCTTTAAAGCAACTTCTTTAAACTCATTATCAATTTTTTTTCTGAGTTTTTTGGGCAACATTTTTGTAATTCTCAAAAAAGCTGCTTTTGCTGAAAACTTAGCTTTTGATTCAATCGCTTTACCCCAAAGTAAGAAAGCAATAATTACTGAAATTGAATCAAAATAAACATGAGGGTTAAAATTAAATAAATTTTTAAAAGAGAGAATTGATCCACTAACAATTCCAATAACTACTAAACTCTCCATCCCTAAAATCTTAATTTTTAAACAATTCCAAAATCTTTTATAGATAGGTATAGCACAATAAAAAATAGATGGAATACTTAAGAAGCCGCTAAGAAGAGCAAAATAAAAGGTCCACATTTCAACATCATCAAAAAAATAGGCTGCATATATAGGCGATGTGAACATCATCACATTTAAAGCACAAAAAGCGCTAACACTTAAACGGTAAAAGGATTGTTTAGATTGATTAGTTGTTAATTGTTCAAATGAGCTTGCTTCATAACCAATTTTTTTAATTAACGTAATACAATCATCTTTTGATAAATACATCGGAGAAAATTCAATTATGGCAACATCAGTTGCATAATCTACTAGACAGCTTTTTATCCCCTCTTGCTTTTGTAGCACATATTCTATAATTTTAGCACAAGACTGACACCACATATCTTGTACTTGTAAATAAATCTTTTCTATATTTGAAAAATTGTTCGTATTTTGCTTGTTTGCGATTTCCTGCAATAAGGTAGGATTAGATATTAATCCAAATTCAATCGCTTGCTTAAAGATAGGATGATTTTTTTTTAGTTCAAGTTCATTTTTTAAAGAGATAATTTGATAAACAGCTTGGCAACCATGACAACAAAAACTCAAACTTTGGTCAAAAACTTCATTAAATGTAATCTCACTTTCACAAAGTGTACAAAGAGTCGCCATTATCGATTGTCCTTCATCAAAAAATTCTTTATAACTGATCTTACACACAAAAATGAATAGAGAAATTTAAAATGACTTTAATAAAGCAAATTAAGTTGATACAAACATTGTAAACATAAATTATAAAGCTAAGAATGAATACATATTTGCAACTTGAAAAAGAATAACCATTAGGGCAAAATACAACACTAATCCTAAACTGATGGAGTTTGCATCACATGCGTAGATCAATTTGCTTCTGCGAGCCATCCCATACCCGAGCTGGCGAAATTAACACTTGGAAATTTATTTATACACCAGCAACATCCCTTCCTAAAGGAACAAAAATTTCTTTTGATTTAATGAGTAAAGGACGAGACATAGATTGGGAAATCCCTTCTGCTAATTTAAAAAAAACATCTAACGTTATTTATGCTCAAGTCAATGATAGTAAACCCTTACAAGCAAAAGAAATAGAAGTTGCTGACAACATTTGCCCACATTTTGAATTTGTTTTACCTACAGCTTTAGAAGCTGGTAATAATTTCACCATTTATGTTGGCTCTCCTAAAGGAGTTGAAGATAAAGAAAATGGTACAAGAGCGCAAACTCAATCACAAAGACGTCGCACATTTGCTTTACAAGTAGATCCGACAGGCAAAGGAAACTATGGTGAACCAGAATTGTTTACTATGGATATTAGGGGCAATACTTTAAAAACAATTAAAATATTAACTCCCTCTTTTGTATCGAGAAACAAACGTTTTGATGTTGTTGTGCGTTTTGAAGATCAATATGGCAATTTAACAAGCTATGCACCTGACGAAACTTTAATTGAATTATCCCATGAATATTTAAGAGAAAATTTAAATTGGAAAATATTTGTTCCAGAGACTGGTTTTATCACTTTGCCAAATCTTTATTTCAATGAGCCAGGTGTTTATACCATCCGCCTTCGTAACACTCATACAAAAGAAATTTTCCAATCATCACCTATTAAATGTTTTGCAGACAACAACGAGCATTTATTTTGGGGTGTTTTACATGGGGAATCAGAAAGGATTGATTCAACAGAAAATATCGAAAGCTGCTTAAGACACATTCGCGATGAAAAAGCATTTAACTTTTTTGCATGCTCACCTTTTGAAAGCAGCGAAGAAACATCTAACGATGTATGGAAAACAATCGTTCAAAGCATTTTAGAATTTGATGAAGCAGACCGTTTTAATACGTTTGTTGGCTTTCAATGGCAAGGAGAACCCGGTGAAGAAGGGGCAAGACAAATAATCTATGCTAAAGATCAAAAGCAGATTTTGAGAAAAAAAGAATCTAAAAATAGCACTTTGCAAAAAATCTATAAAAGTTTTTCTCCCAAAGAAATTATTTCTATACCAACTTTTACAATGGGTAAAGGGGTCGAATATAATTTTGAAAATTTTGACCCTGAGTTTGAAAGAGTTGTTGAAATCTATAATGCTTGGGGATCTTCTGAATGCTCTAAAAAAGATGGCAATCCTTTACCGATTTCAACAAAAGGAAAAAAAGGAATGCAAGAAGCCGCTGAAGGCTCTATTCAAAAAGCTTTGAATAAAAATTTAAGATTTGGCTTTGTTGGCGGAGGACTTGACGATCGGGGTTTTTACAGCTCCTTTTATGAAGGTGATCAAGTACAATATACACCTGGCCTTACAGCTATCATTTGTGAAGAGCAAACAAGAAGCGCTTTATTTGACTCAATCTACAGAAGAGCTTGTTATGCAACGACTGGGGAAAAAATTATAGTCGGCCTACAATTAGCTGGCGTTCCAATGGGTGGTGAAGTTTCTACAGCTCAAAAACATGGTCTTTTAATTAATCGACATCTAGCGGGTTACGTTGCAGGAACTAAAAAAATTAAATTAGTTGAAATCATTCGCAATGGTAAAGTAATTCATACCTATGAACCAGAAGGTTACAATTTTGATTTTGCTTACGATGACTTAGTTCCACTAGATCAAGTTACAATTAATGCTAAAGATAAAAAGCCTCCTTTTGTTTATTACTATATAAGAGTAACACAAGAAGATGGCCATATGGCTTGGAGTTCACCAATATGGGTGGATTTTGTCCCAAGTGCTCCAAAAAAGCCAACCACTGCTAAACCTATACCTAAAGTCGCTCCTAAAAAAATAGAAATTCCTGAAGAGGAAGATGAGTTTGATGTAGATGAAGATGAAGATGATGATTATCTAGATTAAACTTAAAAAAAATCTTGCCTCAAAGCTATAAGTTTTGAGGCTTTTTTTTTATCTCTAATATAAAAGTTAGTTAAGGAGATGTTTTGCAAATTTCATCCAATTCACCAGTTTTTACACCTCTTATAGAGTTTAATAACAACACACACATAACACTTAAAGATTATCAATATAAAATCCTTGGACGTAAAATTACTATTTCTCTTTACCAATACATTGGAAAGGTGGGCGTTCTTCAAGTTAATTTACTATTACAAAAGATCGATGATTCGTTAAAAAATTTAAGAGAAATGAGCATTTCTGCCTCTTACAAATTTACCCAAAACTATTTAATCCAAAATAATAATTGCGATTTTTTAAACGAAGAAGAAGAAAAACTTTTTTTAAATGAATGCTATCATTTAGTTGTCACTGAATTAAAAAAGGGATTTTCAAACTTAAACGAACTTTTTGAACGAGGTTTAACCCTTAATCTTTCAACTTTTGAACCAAGTGGTGTAATTAAGAAAGCTGCTGATTCTATAAAAAAGGAAATATCTTATTTAGATGTTCCCCTTTTTTATGACATCATACTTACCATCACACAATATTCTAGTGAATCTATCAAGTTTAAACTTACCCATAAAAGTGAAAATTTAGTTTTTATGGAAGAAGAATTTACTTTGGAAGAACTACAAGAAGAAGCTTATAAAGATTTTTTAAATTAATCTATTGTATAAAATGGTATAATGGTATTGTTGGCTTACTTTAGGAGAATGTTTCATGTCTACTATACTAGTTACAGCAGCCGTAGCTTTTATTATGGTATCTATTGCACTCGCTTTGCTTGGATTTAGTTTATTAGTTAAAGGCAAAAGCACTATAAAACCCGGTGCTTGTGGTAGAGACCCTACAAAATTAAAAGAAGATTGTAATGATAATTTTTCCTGCACCTTATGCAAACATGATGAAAAACAGTGCAAATGATTAAATACAATAAGAATAATCCAAAAAGCATCCAAAATATGTTCGGTTCAATTGCCACTCAGTACGATCGAACAAATTCCATCTTATCCTTTAAACTTCATAAATATTGGAACAAACAACTCGCTAAAAGTTTAAACAAGCCTGAAATTCTATTAGATATATGTTCTGGGACTGGTGAAATAGCTTTTACCGTGGCCAGTTTAAATCAATCTTTAAAAAGAGCCATTTTACTCGATTTTTGCCAAGAAATGCTGGACTGCGCTAAGGAAAAGGCAAAGGCAAATATTACTAACAATTTTGAGTATATTTGTGCTGATGCTCAAAAAATTCCTTTAGACAAAAGTTGTGTCGATGCTGTCACAATTGCCTATGGTATTCGCAATGTGAAAGATCCCATTCTTTGTTTTAAAGAAGTGCATCGCTTACTCAAAAAAAATGGAACATTTAGTATATTAGAATTAACTGAGCCAGATAATAAATTTTTGCGATTTGGCCATAATATCTATTTAAAAACCTGCCTCCCAATTTTAGGTAAATTAATTACCCAAAATCAAGAAGCCTATCAATATCTTTGCCAAAGTATTCAAAATTTCACTAAACCATCTCAGCTAATTTCTCTTTTACAAAAAGCTGGATTTAGCTCTATTGAAAAAGTACCTTTAACAGGTGGCATTGCTACACTTATAATTGCAAAAAAAATGTAGAACTTTTTTTTGCATAAATTAAAAGTTTCTAGGACGAAAAACAGTTGTTTGAGTCGTTGGCCCCCGAACTGGCGCGCCTCCATTTTCTGCTATAAAAGGCGTGATTAAAAATACTGCTGTGTCTCCAGGTCTTACAACATCATTCCAATTATTTGTCGGTACCAAAAAAGATTTTTTAGTAATTTTTATTCTGTTTACAAAAAGTCTATTTGTTCTGGCTGCGTTTCCAATACTTATAACAAAATAACTTCTTGAAAGATCAGCATTAGGAGGTATTGTATATTTCCAACTTAAAAGATAAGCTGGGATAGTAAAATTAGCAAATCTTTCGATACCAGTAATGGCTCTAAAGTCAGTTACAGCTGGTATTGTTTGTGATTCAACTTTTGTGAATAAAATTAAGGTCATAAATAAAAAACAATAAAGCATTTTATTTTTATTGAGTAACATCTAACCCCCATAATCTTTTTAAAATTTATGACATAAAGAATTACCTTTATATTGATAGTTAAGATTTAATAGAGATATTATTTTTAGAAAAGAGAAATGTTTTTTTGAAAACTATTGATTTAGTAATCATAAAAACAATTGATAATTTTTCGGTTTAATAGATGTAAGATCACAAATCTTACATCTACTAACTTTTATAATTGCGTTTGTTTATTTCTCAGAAGGCTTAGGTGTAGAGCTTAAAGCTAATTTATACAAAACGTTTAATTTTTGTTCTATTCGTGTTAAAAAGTTTTTTAAGATTTTTGGTGAATACCCTTTTGTTTTTTCACTTGAGACGAATCCTTCTCCAGCTACATTTGCTGCAACGCTTGCACTATACATTTCTTCCAAGTTTAAAAGATGGGTATGATTTCTTAAAGGGTGCCTTGCTACATCTCCATAAAAATATTCAATAGACTTATGGAAATTTAGAGAAATCAGTTCATCTATTTCCTTTGAAGTAAGGATTTCACGCCAATTTAACCAATCGCAGAAATTTTCTAAGTCATGTGTAAATAATTCAACACCTTTAAGTTGCGTCTGGATTAATCCAATATGTTCTGCTATATATTGCAAACTAAACGAAATATTTCTTTCATGGCTACTCCAAAACTTTTGTTGAGGATAGGTAGTCAATAAATCAATACTCTCTTCTAACCTAGCAAGATGTACTTGTAGATCAGCCTTTAATTGGTGAAGTTCACTCACCTCTTCCATCACATGAAAAAACTGTCTTAATTGAACAATTACATTTTTTATGCTTTGTATGGTAGAACTAGAATGAAGTAATTCATTAGAAAAGTCTTTATTCACTTCTGTAGTGGTAATTATATTTTTTTCAAAGTCACTTAGTTTTTTTAAGCATTGCTCATAAATCAACAGTAAAGCTTTTTCTTCAAGCTTCTGCTCTATTTTTTCTTGTATCCGCTTTAGCAAAAGTTCTTTTAATAAAACGAGAGTTTCGTTAACAGATGGGTGAAGCATAAGTCTTAAACCTACTGGCGTGATTTGCTCCTCTTTTACTTTTTTATTAGAAGTATTGGGATACCGATGCCAAATGGTAGCCATTTCAATTTTAGCCAAAATAACATCTTTTTTTCCGGTAATCGTTTGCAACCCATGGTTAAGTTCATAATTGGAAAATTTCCGAGAGTAAAATTGCTCAAGGCAATGATACATGTGACTTAAGAGACTACAAAGAAGAACATTTTGTTTTCTATCATTTGGAGTTTGTAAAGCAAGTAAATCTATTTCCCATAGTAAATGTCTTGCATGCAACTGTTCATCTAATTGTAATAGTTGAAAAAAGGGAATTTTGTAATGCGATCTAATGGAAGAAACAAAATGATCAAAATGCCATTCAGGAGTGTTTTTAATTTCGATGCCTAAATCAACAATTTGCATGCTTTTTTCAAACTCTTCTTCATCATTTCCTTTGGGCAAAACAACATTGGATGAAACTTTGTTTCTATTAGGAGCATTATTAGGAGTTTTTTGTTTTATGATTTTAGTTGTTTCACGATCGATCTGTTCAAGCCATTCTAAACCAGGATCCGACAGTTGCGTTGTACTATTTTCAAACGTTGTGGGAATCATATGCATGAAAGAATTAATAAAAACTAAATAATTATTTTTTAAACAGTTTGTTATATTTTTTAAGGATGTGTAAAATTTTTTAGCATTTATTAATTGATCAGATACTTCAATAGAGAGATTTTTTAATGTATTTTGATGTTGCTGAAATGAATTATTCAATAAATCTTTATCAGTTATTAGATTAGAGGATTCTAAATAAAAAGTTAAGAAACTGGATAGATGAAAACCTTCCAAATCTGTTTGAAAATTTTCATACA
This DNA window, taken from Candidatus Rubidus massiliensis, encodes the following:
- the copA_2 gene encoding putative copper-importing P-type ATPase A yields the protein MATLCTLCESEITFNEVFDQSLSFCCHGCQAVYQIISLKNELELKKNHPIFKQAIEFGLISNPTLLQEIANKQNTNNFSNIEKIYLQVQDMWCQSCAKIIEYVLQKQEGIKSCLVDYATDVAIIEFSPMYLSKDDCITLIKKIGYEASSFEQLTTNQSKQSFYRLSVSAFCALNVMMFTSPIYAAYFFDDVEMWTFYFALLSGFLSIPSIFYCAIPIYKRFWNCLKIKILGMESLVVIGIVSGSILSFKNLFNFNPHVYFDSISVIIAFLLWGKAIESKAKFSAKAAFLRITKMLPKKLRKKIDNEFKEVALKEVKANDEIMLSIGEKVGVDAQVLEGEMLCDEAHLTGEPHFVYKQKGDFVKSGSTIKEGWGICKVVAGEKESNFTKIFESIEHTLNLKRRIESVTDSFSKILVPIIIFLTFGVGFYWFSIGSKDPISIMMAVLFISCPCAIGIAIPLVEAHLLQDLAQKGIIIRNKDVLQILGKETIWIWDKTGTLTEGTLSVGKGLANLTNCQKRILKSLTEKSKHNISKAIYQSIEEPAYALNNIKEQIGKGIFGELDGTHYYLGSLSFLEQLFPKLEVEKNFSCQTNVYFFTDKEIITTLELHDVLRKDVENLLHSSSIQKVLLSGDNENVVSHFAKDLFEEYYAQQTPFQKKTIVENYQKLGHTVCMFGDGVNDALAMVQANVGISLTNGAEITIQVSDVLVDPSTIKTWKKVVDRVILARRIFKQNLFWAFIYNSLGIALASFGLLTPLFASIAMALSSIFVILNSKRVCERYNWGL
- the ubiE gene encoding Demethylmenaquinone methyltransferase, giving the protein MIKYNKNNPKSIQNMFGSIATQYDRTNSILSFKLHKYWNKQLAKSLNKPEILLDICSGTGEIAFTVASLNQSLKRAILLDFCQEMLDCAKEKAKANITNNFEYICADAQKIPLDKSCVDAVTIAYGIRNVKDPILCFKEVHRLLKKNGTFSILELTEPDNKFLRFGHNIYLKTCLPILGKLITQNQEAYQYLCQSIQNFTKPSQLISLLQKAGFSSIEKVPLTGGIATLIIAKKM